AATTTAAGATATAAATTTATGTATTGAATAAAGAAAAAGTAAAGTATATTATAAAGTGTATAATATTAAAAATAGTAAAGTGTTAAAACTTTACTATTTTTAATTTAGGGTAAAAACAAAAGGGAGCAAAATTAAGATGATTGATTTTAAGTTAGTAACTTTTTTAACTGTAGTTAAAGTAGGAAATTTCACAAGAGCTGCTAATATATTAAATCTAACTCAGCCGGCTATATCTCAACATATAAAGTATTTAGAAAATTATTATGGAGTAAAATTATTTAAAAATAAAAATAAAAACATGGAATTAACAAAAGAGGGCAAAATTTTATTTAAATATGGGAGACAAGTAGAAAGTATTAGCAATATAGTTCATATGAAATTAAAAGACTCTGTAAATAAAAGGTATATAGTTGGAGCAACTTTAACCATAGGAGGATATGTAATCCCTTCAATAATAGGAGAATATAAAAGAGAAAATGATGATATAGATGTTATATTGAAGGTTGAAAATACTAATACTGTAATAAAAATGTTATATAAAGGAGAAATAGAACTTGGAGTTATCGAAGGAATTTTTGATAAGGAAAAAATAGAATACACTAAGTTTAAAGAGGATGAACTAATACTAGTGACATCTCCAAATCATAAATTTGCTAATAAAAACTTTGTTACGATAGAAGAAGTTTTAGGCGATAAATTAATTTTAAGGGAAAGTGGATCTGGTACAAGACAAATTTTTGAAGAACATTTATTTAAAATAGGAATAACAAGAGGCGACTATAATATTTATATGGAAATAGGAAATATTTCTGCTATAGTTTCTTTGGTAAAATCTAATTTGGGGTGCACTATAATTTCTCGAGAGGCTGTGAAAGAAAATATTAAAGATGGTTCTTTGAAAGAAATTAAAATAAAAAATTTTAATATGAAAAGGGAATTTAATTTTATACATTTAAAAGATGGAAATGAAAAGTTTATAAAAAGTTTTATAAACTTTTGTAAAGAAAATAGTGTATAAATATTTCTTATCCTAGTATTACAAATAATAATTGGACAATAACAAGAGCAAATATTAATATTAGTATTGACAATAAAATAACAATATAAAAATTATATTTGTAATATAGGAGGAAATAAAAATGGCTATAAAATTAAGTGAAGAAGAATTTAAAACTTTAAAAGGACAAGGGTTCATACCTCAAAGAGGAAAAGAATATTTTATTTGCAGGGTTATAACAAAAGATGGGAATCTAAACAGTGAAGAAATGAGCGTTGTATCTAAAATATCTAAAAAATATGGAAGAGGGTATTCAAGCTTTACAACTAGATTAACCGTTGAAATACCTTGGATAAAATATGAGGATATAGAAAAAGTTAAGAATGAATTAGA
This window of the Clostridium cochlearium genome carries:
- a CDS encoding LysR family transcriptional regulator, yielding MIDFKLVTFLTVVKVGNFTRAANILNLTQPAISQHIKYLENYYGVKLFKNKNKNMELTKEGKILFKYGRQVESISNIVHMKLKDSVNKRYIVGATLTIGGYVIPSIIGEYKRENDDIDVILKVENTNTVIKMLYKGEIELGVIEGIFDKEKIEYTKFKEDELILVTSPNHKFANKNFVTIEEVLGDKLILRESGSGTRQIFEEHLFKIGITRGDYNIYMEIGNISAIVSLVKSNLGCTIISREAVKENIKDGSLKEIKIKNFNMKREFNFIHLKDGNEKFIKSFINFCKENSV